The segment gaagaaaaaaaaaaaaatataaacaataaaattgtgataacaaaaaacattGACCACCAAAAGATGAaatgaagaatattttttttttctgttttttctgTTTTGCATTCACTTTTTcagtgaataaataattattaataaatttatcaggaTATATTtaagttgttaattttaacCACACATAACTTGACGAACAAATTCTTCGTAATTTATGTTACCCTGGGAGTCTTCATGTCCAGCAAGAAGTGTTTCAACTTCTTCGTCACTCAATTTTTCGCctgtataaaaaaacacaaaaataaaattaataaacatttatttaaataaataaacaaaataaaaaaattctttttttttttttcaattattaataagtaaatataatttaagtttaatcaataaaaaaacataccaAGAGTTGTTAAAAGGTGTCTCAATTCAGCTGATGAAATAAAACCATTTCCATCTTTATCGAAATGACGTAATCcttcaataaaatcatcagCAGTATCAGAAGTACGTGCTTTACTTATTGCCTGATATATTGgtaaaaaaacttcaaaactAACACGCTCATCTGGTTTATGTTGatgagtaaattttttaacatctgATTCTGTTGGATTTTGTCCAAGTGCACGTAATGCATCACCAATTTGTGACACATGAATTTTTCCATCACCACGACTGTCAAATAATTGGAATGCCTCATGGAATtctagtagaaaaaaattattaaaattattattactacctCAACAACAAGCTTGTATTGTTTATTCAAGTTTTgcatcaacaaaattttagCTCATTATTAATCCAGtatgataaatcaatttttttactccaaagaAATTCACAATAAATTACCATCCATTGATGAAAGCATTCTATTTGTAATTTCTTGATAACTAACATACCcgtacattttaaaaatagataaataaataaatttttaaacaataattatctaaaagaACTGAAATCTTCACGATACAAATTCAAACtgtctttgtattttttttctac is part of the Aphidius gifuensis isolate YNYX2018 linkage group LG1, ASM1490517v1, whole genome shotgun sequence genome and harbors:
- the LOC122860781 gene encoding myosin-2 essential light chain isoform X1 translates to MYGYVSYQEITNRMLSSMDEFHEAFQLFDSRGDGKIHVSQIGDALRALGQNPTESDVKKFTHQHKPDERVSFEVFLPIYQAISKARTSDTADDFIEGLRHFDKDGNGFISSAELRHLLTTLGEKLSDEEVETLLAGHEDSQGNINYEEFVRQVMCG
- the LOC122860781 gene encoding myosin-2 essential light chain isoform X2; the protein is MASYSEDQLAEFHEAFQLFDSRGDGKIHVSQIGDALRALGQNPTESDVKKFTHQHKPDERVSFEVFLPIYQAISKARTSDTADDFIEGLRHFDKDGNGFISSAELRHLLTTLGEKLSDEEVETLLAGHEDSQGNINYEEFVRQVMCG